The bacterium genome includes a window with the following:
- the thrS gene encoding threonine--tRNA ligase has translation MSEKHEPKHKMDEKLFRMRHSLAHILAEAVLQVRPKAQLGFGPPVRTGFYYDMLLDEPLTENDLPDIEKRMRKIIQEKQKFQREDLPKEKALAKLGGMGQALKVEYAQELLENNPSLSFYTSGPFIDMCEGPHVDDTSQIPVNAFKLDSIAGSYWRGDSKRPMLTRIYGLAFPSEAELKQFIKDRELALKRDHRKLGQELELFTIDEKVGKGLPLWLPNGTVIREELEKFAKEMEFKDGYVRVATPHIANGELYKLSGHLQLYKDAMFPPMRSAEKDPDAPAEEFYLKPMNCPHHHMIYLTRPRSYRELPLRLAEYGTVYRFEKSGQLAGLLRVRGLAMNDAHIYLTREQIKDEIKKVVAMHKFYFEKFRMDKIWVRLSLHDQDKDKFTDNEGLWKETEDILRQVLVELGVEYEEVIGEAAFYGPKIDYQTENVLGREETAATVQLDFTSPERFQLEYTAADGSKQRPFIIHRAPLGTHERFISFLIERWGGAFPTWLSPVQVRLVPVAEDFMGYAEEIAQELRGQMVRVEVDGTNDSFGKKVRNAITRKIPNIWIVGANEAKDRTVTWRRYAVEKQTAVPRDQAVKAALKMVQDRTMDNFGDVDLPL, from the coding sequence ATGTCCGAAAAACACGAACCCAAACACAAGATGGATGAAAAGCTCTTCCGCATGCGCCATTCCCTGGCCCATATCCTGGCGGAGGCCGTCCTCCAGGTGCGTCCCAAGGCCCAGTTGGGTTTCGGCCCCCCTGTGCGCACGGGGTTCTACTATGACATGCTCCTCGATGAGCCCCTGACCGAGAACGACCTGCCTGACATCGAAAAGCGCATGCGCAAGATCATCCAGGAAAAGCAGAAGTTCCAACGCGAGGACCTTCCCAAGGAGAAGGCCCTGGCCAAACTCGGCGGGATGGGACAAGCCCTCAAGGTGGAATACGCCCAAGAGTTGCTGGAGAACAACCCCTCCCTGAGCTTCTATACCAGCGGGCCCTTCATCGATATGTGCGAAGGTCCCCATGTGGACGATACCTCCCAGATCCCCGTGAACGCCTTCAAGCTCGATTCGATCGCCGGAAGCTACTGGCGGGGGGATTCCAAACGTCCCATGTTGACCCGCATCTACGGCCTGGCCTTCCCGAGCGAGGCCGAATTGAAACAGTTCATCAAGGACCGGGAGCTGGCCCTCAAGCGGGACCACCGGAAACTGGGCCAGGAACTGGAACTCTTCACCATCGACGAGAAGGTGGGGAAGGGACTGCCCCTTTGGCTCCCGAACGGGACGGTCATCCGGGAAGAACTCGAAAAATTCGCCAAGGAGATGGAGTTCAAGGACGGCTACGTACGGGTGGCCACCCCCCACATCGCCAACGGGGAGCTTTACAAGCTTTCCGGTCACCTCCAGCTTTACAAGGACGCCATGTTCCCGCCCATGCGGTCCGCCGAGAAGGATCCCGATGCCCCGGCGGAGGAGTTCTACCTCAAACCGATGAATTGCCCCCATCACCACATGATCTACCTGACCCGCCCCCGGTCCTACCGGGAGCTCCCTTTGCGCCTCGCCGAGTACGGGACCGTCTATCGTTTCGAGAAATCGGGGCAATTGGCGGGACTCCTGCGGGTCCGGGGCTTGGCCATGAACGACGCCCACATCTACCTGACCCGGGAACAGATCAAGGACGAGATCAAAAAAGTCGTGGCCATGCACAAGTTCTATTTCGAGAAGTTCCGGATGGACAAGATCTGGGTCCGCCTTTCCCTCCACGACCAGGACAAGGACAAGTTCACGGACAACGAGGGGCTTTGGAAGGAGACCGAGGACATCCTGCGCCAGGTCCTGGTGGAACTGGGCGTGGAATATGAGGAGGTCATCGGGGAAGCCGCCTTCTATGGCCCCAAGATCGACTACCAGACCGAGAACGTCCTCGGACGGGAAGAGACGGCCGCCACGGTCCAGCTCGATTTCACCTCGCCGGAACGTTTCCAACTGGAATACACGGCCGCCGACGGTTCCAAGCAGCGGCCTTTCATCATCCACCGGGCCCCCTTGGGGACCCATGAACGCTTCATCTCCTTCCTCATCGAGCGATGGGGCGGGGCCTTCCCGACCTGGCTTTCGCCGGTCCAGGTCCGCTTGGTCCCGGTCGCCGAGGATTTCATGGGTTACGCCGAGGAGATCGCCCAGGAACTCCGGGGCCAAATGGTGCGGGTGGAGGTGGACGGCACGAACGATTCCTTCGGCAAGAAGGTCCGCAACGCCATCACCCGGAAGATCCCCAATATCTGGATCGTCGGGGCCAATGAGGCCAAGGACCGTACCGTCACCTGGCGGCGCTATGCCGTGGAAAAGCAAACGGCGGTCCCGCGGGACCAGGCGGTCAAGGCGGCTCTCAAGATGGTCCAGGACCGCACCATGGACAATTTCGGCGACGTGGACCTGCCGCTCTAG
- the rplT gene encoding 50S ribosomal protein L20: MARIKRAVAKRKRKKKFFKLTKGYFGAKSRQYRTVREASKRSGNYAFRDRKARKREFRRLWITRINAATREHGMSYSQFMNGLKKASVELDRKVLADLALNDPKAFSLLVEEAKKTKVS, encoded by the coding sequence ATGGCAAGGATCAAGCGAGCCGTCGCCAAACGGAAACGTAAGAAGAAGTTCTTCAAGCTCACCAAGGGCTATTTTGGGGCCAAGAGCCGGCAATACCGCACGGTGCGGGAAGCCTCCAAGCGCTCGGGCAACTATGCCTTCCGGGACCGCAAGGCCCGCAAGCGCGAGTTCCGCCGCCTTTGGATCACCCGCATCAACGCCGCCACCCGGGAGCACGGGATGTCCTACAGCCAGTTCATGAACGGCCTGAAGAAGGCCTCCGTCGAGCTGGACCGCAAGGTCCTGGCCGACCTGGCCTTGAACGATCCCAAGGCTTTCTCCCTGTTGGTGGAAGAGGCGAAGAAGACCAAGGTTTCGTAA
- a CDS encoding RNA methyltransferase, whose amino-acid sequence MPKLPPIESVQNGMVKHAYSLKIPKKAKETEDFLCEGFHLVQEAQQSGLRVRFIFGTAEGWATPEGTAILEKAQPEKTKCFEVPSKIIAYVSDTVTPQGMLAVVGKIEARYPVEPYGPVLALHQLQDAGNLGTIFRSAEAFGVQAVFLTEGCCDPFNPKVVRSSMGSLFRVPFVQGGKWEDYQAWFKERAFQTCALSQKESQDLLVTELSDAAAFWIGSEGAGLPDRLVQDCRSRLRIPMVGKNESLNAAVAASLAMFWAKFGKTKN is encoded by the coding sequence ATGCCCAAGCTCCCCCCGATCGAAAGCGTGCAGAACGGAATGGTGAAGCACGCCTATTCCCTGAAGATCCCCAAGAAAGCCAAGGAGACCGAGGATTTCCTCTGCGAAGGCTTCCATCTGGTTCAAGAGGCCCAGCAAAGCGGTCTTCGGGTCCGTTTCATCTTCGGAACGGCCGAAGGATGGGCGACCCCCGAGGGAACGGCCATCCTGGAGAAGGCCCAGCCCGAAAAGACCAAATGTTTCGAGGTCCCATCCAAGATCATCGCCTATGTCTCCGATACGGTGACGCCCCAGGGGATGCTGGCGGTGGTGGGGAAGATCGAGGCCCGTTATCCTGTTGAACCCTATGGTCCCGTCCTGGCCCTCCATCAGTTGCAGGACGCCGGTAATCTGGGGACCATTTTCCGTTCCGCCGAGGCCTTTGGGGTCCAGGCGGTCTTCCTGACGGAAGGTTGCTGCGACCCCTTCAACCCGAAGGTGGTCCGCTCCTCGATGGGCTCCCTTTTCCGCGTTCCTTTTGTCCAGGGAGGGAAGTGGGAGGACTACCAGGCTTGGTTCAAGGAGAGGGCTTTCCAGACCTGCGCCCTTTCCCAGAAGGAAAGTCAGGATCTTTTGGTGACCGAACTGTCCGATGCGGCGGCTTTCTGGATCGGCTCCGAGGGCGCAGGGCTTCCGGATCGATTGGTCCAGGATTGCCGGTCCCGGTTGCGCATCCCGATGGTCGGAAAGAACGAATCCTTGAACGCCGCAGTGGCCGCAAGTCTGGCCATGTTTTGGGCAAAATTCGGGAAAACCAAGAACTAA
- a CDS encoding inorganic pyrophosphatase, protein MADETFQKYSRFLYRHHPWHGMDIGKNAPTVVNAYVEITPSDMVKYEVDKATGFLKVDRPQAFSSQCPSLYGFIPRTYCGPKVATYFAGRMKLDKINGDMDPLDICILSERPIFKSDIMVEAKPIGGLRMIDNGEADDKIVAVLRSDLVYGNMTDISDCPHNLIDRLRHYFLTYKDFPSISLGKTEIAHTYGRDEAFEVIRLAQQDYNDKFSELIGTIRDVLM, encoded by the coding sequence ATGGCCGACGAAACCTTCCAAAAATATTCCCGGTTCCTCTACCGTCACCATCCCTGGCATGGGATGGATATCGGCAAGAACGCCCCGACCGTCGTCAACGCCTACGTGGAGATCACCCCGTCCGACATGGTCAAGTACGAGGTGGACAAGGCGACCGGGTTCCTCAAAGTGGACCGGCCCCAGGCCTTTTCCAGCCAATGCCCCTCCCTTTACGGCTTCATCCCCCGCACCTATTGCGGTCCCAAAGTGGCCACCTATTTCGCCGGACGGATGAAGCTGGATAAGATCAACGGGGACATGGACCCCTTGGACATCTGCATCCTTTCCGAACGCCCCATCTTCAAGAGCGACATCATGGTGGAGGCCAAGCCCATCGGCGGCCTTCGAATGATCGACAATGGGGAAGCGGACGACAAGATCGTGGCGGTCCTGAGGAGCGACCTGGTCTATGGGAACATGACCGACATCTCGGATTGCCCCCACAACCTCATCGACCGGCTCCGGCACTACTTCCTGACCTACAAGGACTTTCCCTCCATCTCCCTCGGCAAGACCGAGATCGCCCATACCTATGGCCGCGACGAGGCCTTCGAGGTCATCCGTTTGGCCCAGCAGGATTACAACGACAAATTCAGCGAGTTGATCGGCACCATCCGCGACGTCCTGATGTGA
- the rpmI gene encoding 50S ribosomal protein L35, with amino-acid sequence MGKGLKTKKSILKRFKITGTGKVMVKKNPGRGHLLAHKSSKRKRQLKAQPVLGKTHTARIKQMIAQ; translated from the coding sequence ATGGGTAAAGGCCTGAAGACCAAGAAGAGCATCTTGAAGCGCTTCAAGATCACCGGAACGGGCAAGGTGATGGTGAAGAAGAACCCGGGACGGGGCCACCTGCTGGCCCACAAGTCGTCCAAGCGCAAGCGGCAGTTGAAGGCTCAGCCCGTCCTGGGCAAGACCCACACGGCCCGCATCAAGCAGATGATCGCGCAATAA
- the rfbC gene encoding dTDP-4-dehydrorhamnose 3,5-epimerase — MKVTPTRLKEVLLVQPDVFRDDRGFFLEFYHEARFREAGIAVRFVQDNHSRSERGTLRGLHGQLRKAQAKLVRVIVGEVFDVAVDVRPGSPTFGQWVGETLSAQTPKFLYIPPGFLHGFCVLSPEAELEYKCSEFYDRGDEVGVRWNDPDLAIDWPVRDPLLSTKDRNLPAFKDAAPLFEVYRSK; from the coding sequence ATGAAGGTCACGCCCACGCGTTTGAAAGAGGTTCTATTGGTCCAACCTGACGTCTTCCGGGACGACCGGGGTTTTTTCCTGGAGTTCTATCATGAAGCCAGGTTCCGGGAGGCCGGGATCGCCGTGCGGTTCGTCCAGGACAACCATTCCCGATCGGAGCGGGGGACCCTCCGCGGGCTCCATGGACAGCTGCGCAAGGCCCAGGCGAAGTTGGTCCGGGTCATTGTGGGCGAGGTCTTCGACGTGGCGGTCGACGTCCGTCCCGGGTCGCCGACCTTCGGCCAATGGGTGGGGGAAACGCTCTCGGCCCAAACCCCCAAGTTCCTCTACATCCCTCCCGGGTTCCTGCATGGATTCTGTGTGCTCAGCCCCGAGGCCGAATTGGAATATAAATGTTCGGAGTTCTACGATCGCGGGGATGAGGTGGGTGTCCGTTGGAACGACCCGGACCTGGCGATCGATTGGCCCGTTCGGGATCCGTTGCTTTCGACGAAGGACCGGAACCTGCCCGCCTTCAAGGATGCCGCGCCGCTTTTCGAGGTTTATCGTTCTAAATAA
- a CDS encoding DUF4301 family protein, with the protein MNWSDQDIRQIHSRGMDLSEVERQLGLFRDPPAGIRLSRPARLGDGILSLSEAERREAIDRFEPARSGGRFQKFVPASGAASRMFQTLNKELNSAPVLRSVLERRAAQGEGDCAKVLEFLKSLPDLAFAGDLRRTLAGHDLDQALGAEDVTPILRALLGHEGLDYARKPKGLIPFHPDRDRVRDPFFEQLIEAEGTLADGRGGFKVHYTVSPEYLDEFRARADASSRSFLGKGLHPGIGFSAQKPSTDTLAVDKENRPFRDEKGELLFRPGGHGALIENLNDLKGDLVFIKNIDNVSTGDWFKATLEWKKILGGVLLQAEEKIRREGGPERPLRVCGVVRNTGEPGGGPFWVEGPQGPSLQIVESAQVDMEDPGQRAIFQAATHFNPVDLVCSVRKPDGTPFDLRRFVDPGAVFFSKKSYQGRDLKAFELPGLWNGAMAHWTTIFVEVPLETFNPVKTVFDLLKPAHR; encoded by the coding sequence ATGAATTGGAGCGATCAGGACATCCGACAGATCCACTCCCGGGGGATGGACCTTTCGGAGGTGGAAAGGCAACTGGGACTTTTTCGGGACCCTCCTGCCGGTATCCGTTTGTCGCGCCCCGCCCGCTTAGGCGACGGAATCCTTTCCCTCTCGGAAGCTGAACGTCGAGAAGCCATCGACCGTTTCGAACCCGCCCGTTCCGGGGGGAGGTTCCAAAAGTTCGTTCCCGCCTCCGGCGCCGCCAGCCGGATGTTCCAAACATTGAACAAGGAATTGAATTCAGCGCCGGTCCTTAGGTCGGTCCTGGAACGCCGGGCCGCCCAAGGGGAGGGGGACTGCGCCAAGGTCCTGGAATTCTTGAAATCCCTTCCGGACCTCGCCTTTGCCGGTGACCTTCGAAGGACATTGGCCGGCCACGACCTTGATCAGGCGCTGGGCGCGGAGGATGTGACCCCCATCCTTCGAGCCCTTCTGGGGCACGAGGGCCTGGATTATGCCCGCAAACCCAAGGGGCTCATCCCCTTCCATCCCGATCGGGACCGGGTCCGGGACCCCTTTTTCGAACAATTGATCGAGGCGGAAGGGACCTTGGCGGATGGCCGGGGCGGGTTCAAGGTCCATTACACCGTCTCGCCGGAGTATTTGGACGAGTTCCGGGCACGGGCCGACGCCTCTTCCCGATCTTTCCTTGGGAAAGGGCTGCACCCCGGCATCGGATTCTCGGCCCAAAAACCATCCACCGATACCCTGGCCGTGGACAAGGAAAACCGTCCTTTCCGCGACGAGAAGGGGGAGCTCCTGTTCCGGCCCGGGGGGCACGGGGCCTTGATCGAGAACCTCAACGACCTAAAAGGGGACCTGGTCTTCATCAAGAACATCGATAATGTCTCGACGGGGGACTGGTTCAAGGCCACTTTAGAGTGGAAAAAGATATTGGGCGGGGTCCTGCTCCAAGCCGAGGAAAAGATCCGGAGGGAAGGTGGCCCGGAAAGGCCCCTGCGGGTCTGTGGGGTCGTCCGCAATACCGGAGAACCAGGGGGAGGCCCCTTTTGGGTCGAAGGGCCCCAAGGTCCGTCGCTCCAGATCGTGGAAAGCGCCCAGGTGGACATGGAGGACCCGGGTCAAAGGGCCATCTTCCAGGCCGCGACCCATTTCAATCCGGTGGACCTTGTGTGCTCCGTCCGAAAGCCGGACGGGACCCCGTTCGACCTGCGCCGCTTCGTGGATCCGGGCGCGGTCTTCTTCAGTAAGAAGTCCTACCAAGGCAGGGACTTGAAGGCCTTTGAACTTCCGGGCCTCTGGAACGGGGCTATGGCCCATTGGACCACGATCTTCGTCGAGGTCCCCTTGGAAACCTTCAATCCCGTGAAAACCGTTTTCGACCTTTTGAAGCCTGCCCATCGTTGA
- the pheS gene encoding phenylalanine--tRNA ligase subunit alpha, with translation MIDRLQALLQEAQTAIPQAPDLKAVEEFRIKYLGKSGQVTEILKGLGQVPADQKPQIGKVSNEVKNRIAELIEGKKEQLESKQTRLPEGWDPTLPGRSLEAGKGHPLMRVQQEICDIFKSFGFDQVEGTDFESDYYNFKGLNFPEDHPARDSHDTFYLGPDLLLRTHTTTLQVHVMEDFKPPFKVVAPGRVYRNEAVDATHHHIFHQVDGFLVAEGIHFGHLKGVLDNWVKKFFGSKIETRFRPSFFPFTEPSAEVDISCVFCQGKGCRICKQSGWVEIMGCGMIHPNVLENCKVDPERWTGFAFGMGVERVAMFKYDVDDIRLFYQNDIRFLKQF, from the coding sequence GTGATCGACCGCCTCCAAGCCCTGCTCCAAGAAGCCCAGACCGCCATCCCGCAAGCACCGGACCTGAAAGCCGTCGAGGAATTCCGCATCAAGTACCTGGGGAAGAGCGGCCAAGTGACCGAGATCCTCAAGGGCCTGGGGCAGGTGCCTGCCGACCAGAAACCCCAGATCGGCAAGGTCTCCAACGAGGTCAAGAACCGTATCGCTGAGCTGATCGAAGGGAAAAAGGAACAGCTGGAAAGCAAGCAGACCCGGTTGCCCGAAGGTTGGGACCCGACCCTCCCGGGGCGTTCCCTGGAGGCGGGGAAGGGGCATCCTCTCATGCGGGTGCAGCAGGAGATCTGCGACATCTTCAAGAGCTTTGGTTTCGACCAGGTCGAGGGCACCGACTTCGAGAGCGATTATTACAATTTCAAGGGCCTGAACTTCCCCGAGGACCATCCCGCGCGCGACTCCCACGACACCTTTTACCTGGGACCGGACCTTCTGTTGCGCACCCACACGACCACCCTCCAGGTGCATGTGATGGAGGATTTCAAACCTCCCTTCAAGGTGGTCGCCCCCGGCCGGGTCTATCGCAACGAGGCGGTGGACGCCACCCATCACCACATCTTCCACCAGGTGGACGGGTTCCTGGTGGCCGAAGGCATCCACTTCGGGCACCTCAAAGGCGTGCTGGACAATTGGGTGAAGAAGTTCTTCGGTTCCAAGATCGAGACGCGTTTCCGCCCCAGCTTTTTCCCCTTCACCGAACCGAGCGCCGAAGTGGACATCTCCTGCGTCTTCTGCCAAGGCAAGGGCTGCCGCATCTGCAAACAATCCGGGTGGGTGGAGATCATGGGCTGCGGGATGATCCATCCCAACGTGCTGGAGAACTGCAAGGTCGATCCCGAGCGTTGGACGGGGTTCGCCTTCGGCATGGGCGTGGAACGGGTCGCCATGTTCAAGTATGATGTCGACGATATCCGGCTTTTTTACCAGAACGATATCCGCTTCTTGAAACAGTTCTAA
- the infC gene encoding translation initiation factor IF-3 yields the protein MRINHQIRARQVRLVGANGEALGIVDLSKAQAVAREQNLDLVEIAPDGVPPVCRLLNYGKFKYAQRKKEKEAQKKQRVIKVKELKIRPKIDEHDYQTKLRMAWNFCDHGDKVKVSLIFRGREMSHKDLGKQLMERIISDMEEFAELEAPPKDEGMQIIAYFNSKVTPHSKPPMGKDDEVVTETDEKDG from the coding sequence CTGAGGATCAACCATCAAATCCGCGCCCGTCAGGTCCGCCTGGTCGGGGCCAATGGCGAAGCCCTGGGGATCGTGGACCTGAGCAAGGCCCAGGCCGTCGCCCGAGAACAGAACCTGGACCTGGTGGAGATCGCGCCCGACGGCGTCCCGCCGGTCTGCCGTCTCCTGAATTACGGCAAGTTCAAGTACGCCCAACGTAAGAAGGAAAAGGAAGCCCAGAAGAAACAACGCGTCATCAAGGTGAAGGAACTCAAGATCCGTCCCAAGATCGACGAGCACGACTACCAGACCAAGCTCCGCATGGCCTGGAATTTCTGCGACCATGGGGACAAGGTGAAGGTCAGCCTCATCTTTCGCGGCCGCGAAATGAGCCACAAGGACCTGGGTAAGCAGCTGATGGAGCGGATCATCTCCGACATGGAGGAGTTCGCCGAACTGGAAGCCCCCCCGAAGGATGAGGGGATGCAGATCATTGCGTACTTTAATTCGAAAGTCACACCTCACAGCAAGCCCCCGATGGGGAAAGACGATGAGGTGGTGACGGAAACGGACGAAAAAGATGGGTAA
- the rfbA gene encoding glucose-1-phosphate thymidylyltransferase RfbA, whose translation MKGILLAGGTGTRLYPVTRAVSKQLLPVYNKPMVYYPLSVLMLAGIRDILVISTPHDIPNFKKLLGDGSFLGLKIRYAVQPKPGGIAQAFRIGKKFIGKDPVALVLGDNIFYGYGLTGQLQKAAQRTQGATVFAYWVRDPQRYGVVEFDKAGRPVGIQEKPAKPRSPYAVTGLYFFDNQVVKIAASLKPSARGELEITDVNRAYLKMGQLKVEKFGRGVAWLDTGTPEALMQASLFIQAIEERQGLKVACLEEIAYRQGFIDRKGLERQIQMNKPGSYAQYLETILAQETR comes from the coding sequence ATGAAAGGCATCCTGTTGGCCGGGGGCACGGGGACCCGTCTTTATCCCGTCACCCGGGCCGTGAGCAAGCAGTTGCTTCCCGTTTACAACAAGCCCATGGTCTATTACCCGCTTTCGGTCCTTATGCTCGCCGGCATTCGGGACATCTTGGTCATCTCCACACCCCATGACATTCCGAATTTCAAGAAGCTCTTGGGTGACGGGTCCTTCCTGGGCCTCAAGATCCGTTATGCGGTCCAGCCCAAGCCAGGAGGTATCGCCCAGGCCTTCCGCATCGGCAAGAAATTCATCGGAAAAGACCCGGTGGCGTTGGTCCTGGGGGACAACATCTTCTATGGCTATGGGTTGACGGGCCAGCTTCAAAAGGCGGCCCAAAGGACCCAGGGGGCCACGGTATTCGCCTATTGGGTGCGGGACCCGCAACGTTATGGCGTGGTGGAGTTCGACAAGGCCGGCCGGCCGGTGGGGATCCAGGAAAAACCCGCCAAACCCAGGTCCCCCTACGCCGTAACAGGGCTCTATTTTTTCGATAATCAAGTGGTCAAGATCGCGGCTTCCCTGAAGCCATCCGCCCGGGGCGAATTGGAGATCACCGATGTCAACCGGGCCTATCTGAAAATGGGCCAGTTGAAGGTGGAGAAATTCGGCCGGGGAGTGGCCTGGCTCGATACGGGCACGCCCGAGGCCTTGATGCAGGCCTCCCTTTTCATCCAAGCCATCGAGGAACGCCAGGGGCTTAAGGTCGCCTGCCTGGAGGAGATCGCCTATCGGCAGGGATTCATCGACCGGAAGGGGCTGGAAAGACAGATCCAGATGAACAAGCCAGGGAGCTATGCCCAATACCTGGAGACCATCCTGGCCCAGGAAACCCGATGA
- a CDS encoding AAA family ATPase, with protein sequence MSYENFYGLKEQAFSNAPDSRFYFESSQHAEAMVRMLHAVDTMKGLTVVVGDIGAGKTLLARKALEKLEQDPQYEATLLVIVHSEISAEWMLKKIAHQLGVENPGDSKGQIISQLYERLMKVYEEGRKAVVLIDEANMLQKKEIFEEFRGLLNLEVPGRKLISIVLLGLPELEKYMSLDPPLLQRVAMKFFIKSLTRETTEQYIKHRLSVAGCDRTVFTDDAFQRIFEYTKGIPRLINTTCDNAMLEGYLLKREQVDADIIEQVVKDLGLKRD encoded by the coding sequence TTGAGCTACGAGAATTTCTACGGCCTCAAAGAGCAGGCCTTCTCCAACGCACCCGACAGCCGCTTCTATTTCGAGAGCAGCCAGCACGCCGAGGCCATGGTCCGCATGCTCCACGCCGTGGACACCATGAAGGGCCTGACGGTGGTGGTGGGGGACATCGGCGCGGGCAAGACCCTCCTGGCCCGCAAGGCCCTCGAAAAGCTCGAACAGGACCCCCAATACGAGGCCACTCTCCTGGTCATCGTCCACAGCGAGATCAGCGCCGAATGGATGCTCAAGAAGATCGCGCACCAGCTGGGCGTGGAGAACCCCGGGGATTCGAAGGGCCAGATCATCTCCCAACTTTACGAGCGCCTGATGAAGGTCTATGAGGAAGGGCGCAAGGCCGTCGTCCTGATCGACGAGGCCAACATGCTCCAGAAGAAGGAGATCTTCGAGGAGTTCCGCGGCCTTTTGAACCTGGAAGTCCCGGGACGCAAGCTCATTTCCATCGTCCTTTTGGGTCTGCCCGAGCTGGAAAAGTACATGAGCCTCGACCCGCCCCTGCTCCAAAGGGTGGCCATGAAATTCTTCATCAAATCCCTGACCCGGGAGACCACCGAGCAATACATCAAGCACCGGTTGAGCGTGGCGGGTTGCGACCGGACCGTCTTCACCGACGATGCCTTCCAGCGGATCTTCGAGTACACCAAGGGCATCCCCCGCCTCATCAACACCACCTGTGATAACGCCATGCTGGAAGGGTACCTGCTGAAACGCGAGCAGGTGGACGCGGATATCATCGAGCAGGTGGTCAAGGACCTGGGCCTCAAAAGGGATTAG
- the rfbB gene encoding dTDP-glucose 4,6-dehydratase yields MKNILVTGGAGFIGSNFAHYLLPRVGACRIVVFDKLTYAGHKESIEGPLRSRKALLVRGDIADPRQVRAVLRKYRPGTVLNFAAESHVDRSIDGPEDFIRTNVVGVFHLLQETRRFWEGLGPSDRKRFRLLHVSTDEVYGSLGPKGSFREDTPYAPNSPYAATKAGADHLVRAYHQTFGLPVLLTNCSNNYGPYQYPEKLIPLMILNALEGKPLPVYGDGGNVRDWLYVEDHCSALWRVVRAGKPGEKYNVGGDSERSNLQVVRAICDGLEDFRPASRNPALSRKGVRSYGRLMTFVKDRPGHDRRYAIDASKIRKELGWRPRKDFSQGIRATLEWYLNNLDWCRKVQKGTYRRQRLGILGPGKGKA; encoded by the coding sequence ATGAAAAACATCCTCGTGACCGGTGGTGCCGGGTTCATCGGCTCCAATTTCGCTCATTACCTTCTCCCTCGTGTCGGGGCCTGCCGGATCGTCGTTTTCGACAAGCTCACCTATGCGGGGCACAAGGAGAGCATTGAAGGACCTTTGCGCTCCCGAAAAGCCCTTTTGGTCCGTGGCGATATCGCGGACCCCCGGCAGGTCCGGGCGGTCCTGCGCAAGTACCGGCCCGGGACGGTCCTCAATTTCGCGGCGGAAAGCCATGTCGACCGCTCCATCGACGGACCCGAGGATTTCATCCGCACCAATGTGGTGGGGGTCTTCCACCTTCTTCAAGAGACGCGGCGATTTTGGGAAGGGCTAGGGCCATCCGATCGAAAGCGATTCCGACTCCTTCACGTTTCGACCGACGAGGTCTACGGGAGCCTCGGCCCCAAAGGTTCTTTCCGGGAGGACACGCCCTATGCCCCCAATTCCCCTTATGCCGCGACCAAGGCCGGGGCGGACCATTTGGTGCGGGCCTACCACCAAACCTTCGGGCTTCCCGTCCTCTTGACCAATTGCTCGAATAATTACGGACCTTATCAATATCCGGAAAAATTGATCCCATTGATGATCCTCAACGCCTTGGAGGGGAAGCCGCTTCCCGTCTATGGGGATGGGGGGAATGTCCGCGATTGGCTTTATGTGGAGGACCATTGCTCGGCCCTCTGGCGGGTCGTCCGGGCCGGAAAGCCCGGCGAAAAATACAATGTGGGCGGGGATTCGGAACGGAGCAATTTGCAGGTGGTCCGGGCCATCTGCGATGGCTTGGAAGATTTCCGTCCCGCTTCCCGGAACCCGGCTTTGAGCCGGAAAGGTGTCCGGTCCTATGGCCGGTTGATGACTTTTGTGAAGGACCGCCCAGGGCACGACCGGCGCTATGCCATCGATGCCTCGAAGATCCGGAAAGAGCTGGGGTGGCGGCCGCGTAAGGACTTTTCCCAAGGGATCCGGGCGACCTTAGAATGGTATTTGAACAACCTGGATTGGTGCCGGAAGGTGCAGAAGGGGACCTATCGACGCCAAAGACTTGGGATCCTGGGGCCGGGGAAAGGAAAGGCATGA